In Agarivorans gilvus, one genomic interval encodes:
- a CDS encoding PaaI family thioesterase, with amino-acid sequence MQNFSPESHKSCMVCGDPRFNPQSLGLSFHALNQHQLSAELALGEQYQGYQGMLHGGMISTLLDAAMVHQLFRMGIQAYTAELKVRFVRPIALGSMMSLSAELLSERRGVYCLAGKIEVAGELAAKAQAKFICAAS; translated from the coding sequence ATGCAAAATTTTTCTCCAGAAAGTCACAAAAGCTGCATGGTGTGTGGCGATCCGCGTTTCAATCCTCAATCATTAGGCTTGAGTTTTCATGCGCTAAATCAACATCAATTAAGCGCTGAGCTCGCTTTGGGTGAGCAATATCAGGGTTATCAAGGGATGTTGCATGGCGGAATGATCAGCACCCTATTAGATGCGGCCATGGTGCATCAACTGTTTCGCATGGGTATACAAGCCTATACCGCCGAGCTAAAGGTACGTTTTGTTAGGCCAATAGCGCTAGGAAGCATGATGAGTTTGAGCGCCGAACTGTTAAGTGAGCGCCGAGGGGTCTATTGCTTAGCCGGGAAGATTGAAGTGGCCGGAGAACTGGCGGCAAAAGCGCAGGCTAAGTTTATTTGCGCCGCCAGTTAA
- a CDS encoding DUF134 domain-containing protein, translated as MPRPKKGRRICGSAAHHCFKPNGVPLSKLKKISILPEELEALRLADYLNMSQQQAAEQMAISRQTFGNIVNQARYKVAASLIEGGALLFDDKEQNL; from the coding sequence ATGCCAAGACCAAAGAAAGGCCGTCGCATCTGCGGAAGCGCAGCACACCACTGTTTTAAACCCAATGGCGTGCCATTAAGTAAGCTGAAAAAAATAAGCATTTTACCGGAAGAACTAGAAGCTCTGCGTTTAGCTGACTACCTCAACATGAGTCAGCAACAAGCGGCCGAGCAAATGGCCATATCGCGGCAAACCTTTGGCAACATTGTGAATCAAGCTAGATACAAAGTCGCTGCCAGCCTTATTGAAGGTGGCGCCTTACTATTTGATGATAAGGAACAAAACCTATGA
- a CDS encoding LysR family transcriptional regulator encodes MNKESWQGWQYFLAIAQHGSLSSAAQQLKVSQPTLSRQLQALEQRLGHCLFNRSTQGLCLTEFGLSLLEECQSMQASAERLQRIAAGRQTSLQGSVRLAVNELLALYYLPKVLPAFMQAYPQLSLEVVVSNRASNLDKRDADVAIRMFEPRQLDLLCRKIYSLPLGFFASKAYLEQHGRPKDLAALFEHRVLGYDRDPQFEEGARQLGYEIKNHQFLFRCDFLPLQLELAKQGAGIVATHQTLAQQAGLEALVLDAQLPDLPIYLVCHRDVQYNKKIRVLMDFLADKLSALFNGSGDQA; translated from the coding sequence ATGAATAAAGAGAGTTGGCAAGGTTGGCAGTACTTTCTGGCGATAGCTCAACATGGCAGTTTGAGTTCAGCCGCTCAACAGTTAAAGGTGTCTCAACCCACCTTAAGTCGGCAATTGCAGGCTTTGGAGCAGCGTTTAGGTCATTGTTTGTTTAATCGCAGTACTCAGGGTTTATGCTTGACCGAGTTCGGCTTAAGCCTATTAGAAGAATGTCAAAGTATGCAGGCCAGTGCCGAGCGTTTGCAACGTATAGCTGCCGGGCGGCAGACGAGTTTACAAGGCTCAGTTCGCTTAGCGGTGAATGAGTTACTGGCCCTATACTATTTGCCTAAAGTTTTACCCGCTTTTATGCAAGCCTATCCACAGCTTTCCTTAGAGGTGGTGGTGAGCAATCGAGCCAGTAATTTGGATAAGCGTGATGCCGATGTGGCGATCCGTATGTTTGAACCGCGTCAGCTGGATTTGTTGTGCCGAAAAATCTATTCCTTACCACTAGGCTTTTTTGCTAGCAAAGCATACTTGGAGCAACATGGACGGCCGAAAGACCTAGCGGCTTTATTTGAGCATCGCGTGCTGGGGTATGACCGAGACCCCCAATTTGAAGAGGGGGCGCGTCAGCTAGGGTACGAGATAAAAAACCACCAGTTTTTGTTTCGTTGTGACTTTCTTCCTTTGCAGCTGGAGTTGGCCAAGCAAGGAGCTGGTATTGTGGCGACTCATCAAACGCTTGCCCAACAAGCTGGCTTAGAAGCGCTTGTTCTGGATGCTCAATTACCTGATTTACCGATTTACTTAGTGTGCCATCGGGATGTTCAGTACAACAAAAAAATACGGGTATTAATGGACTTTCTGGCAGACAAGTTAAGCGCCTTATTTAATGGCTCTGGCGATCAGGCTTGA
- a CDS encoding alpha-amylase family glycosyl hydrolase — translation MNKVVLLGLLTASLSAQAEWEFRGTPNGWQTTAMEQVSSTQFETCQTFGSNDPRFKIDRWGNWQEAYPNSDYRVSSGSYLITFYSDSKYIELSSVASCDSNQAPTAVISPSGAQTVEAGSSITFSASGSSDADGSIASYSWSTGETSETITVSFETSQTITLQVTDNEGASSDIASVDITVAGEEAAVWCFRGTPNGWGQTPLRLDSGSGLYTLTQAFAGEESPARFKVAACAEDGSWGENYPSQDFQVNDNTNYSISFNASSKEITAEEVVIPLKPELAVSPGSSDFSGDSIDVTLSYNGENVTTAEYTLSTAASTEGVAFNNGDVISIGSELAIGEFVELQVYVENAQGSVTQTFTYNKIEVPETGFTVWLKAPSDWNPSIHHWDALPAGSEDDTAWPGDSMSPLGEDWYEFVFANSDSSSIIFSNQGGSQTEDLFRDKDGCYTISSQSWEDSCDLPSNDASVSINPSITTFWTDQVSITLNAAGDDVTGGSYTLDGSDPVNGTAFSDGDSITVGSNLAVGESLQVCLYAENATSNASQCFSLSKVEQPAASNFTWDNASVYFVITDRFNDGNPSNNNSYGRPSVDATGKNIGTFHGGDIAGLSQKLDEGYFSDLGINAIWITAPYEQAHGFVGGGSDGDFAHYAYHGYYVQDYTNLDANMGTPAEFKAFVDKAHSQGIRVVMDVVMNHAGYNTLKDMEEFNYGSASTSSSWTPSNGGNWFGYHDFINYNGDENLWLNWWGKDWIRVGLPGYDACGGDDLTKCLAYLPDFKTESTQAVGVPTFLANKATFGQGYLSDYQANGNKRVRDWITEWLVQYVRDYGIDGFRVDTAKHVTYDNWAYLNQQATAALNEWRQNNPELPGADWTDEFWSTAEVWGHGVGQSDIHTTANFDSVINFSFKGLIDGMVNDTNTMMNQFASYANQVNSSSDWNVLSYISSHDTGSVFYNGDDTRQKRAGTALLLLPGGVQVFYGDELGRVNGDGGSDADQGSRSSIDWNKAGNSVHQHWQKVGQFRHDNPAVGAGQHFTLTGQSSGQAFARTWTNPISGEVNKVVVVLDGTGTVNVNVDSYFDDGSSVRNAYDGSIAIVSNGSVSFDAGSEGLILIEAL, via the coding sequence ATGAACAAGGTAGTGTTACTTGGTTTGTTGACGGCCTCATTGTCTGCTCAGGCAGAATGGGAATTCCGTGGCACACCAAATGGTTGGCAAACCACCGCAATGGAGCAAGTCTCCAGCACCCAATTCGAAACCTGCCAAACCTTCGGCAGCAACGACCCTCGCTTCAAAATTGACCGCTGGGGTAATTGGCAAGAAGCTTACCCAAACTCTGATTACCGTGTATCTAGCGGCAGCTATCTAATCACCTTCTACAGCGACAGCAAATATATTGAGCTTAGCTCGGTGGCCAGTTGTGACAGCAATCAAGCCCCAACAGCGGTAATCTCTCCTAGCGGCGCGCAAACGGTAGAAGCGGGAAGTAGTATCACCTTCTCAGCGTCCGGCTCAAGTGACGCCGATGGCAGCATCGCTAGCTATAGCTGGAGCACTGGAGAAACCAGTGAGACCATCACGGTTAGTTTCGAGACTAGCCAAACTATCACGCTACAAGTCACCGATAACGAAGGCGCCAGCAGCGACATCGCTAGCGTAGACATCACCGTGGCTGGTGAGGAAGCAGCAGTATGGTGTTTCCGCGGTACGCCAAATGGCTGGGGCCAAACCCCACTACGTCTAGATTCAGGCTCTGGTTTGTATACCCTTACCCAAGCCTTTGCTGGCGAAGAAAGCCCAGCTCGCTTTAAGGTAGCGGCTTGTGCAGAAGATGGCAGCTGGGGCGAAAACTACCCAAGCCAAGACTTCCAAGTTAACGACAACACCAACTACAGCATTAGCTTCAACGCTTCCTCTAAAGAAATTACTGCTGAAGAAGTGGTGATTCCACTTAAACCTGAGCTTGCCGTTAGCCCTGGCAGCAGTGACTTTAGCGGCGACAGCATCGATGTAACGCTAAGCTACAACGGCGAAAACGTCACTACCGCCGAATACACCCTAAGCACAGCCGCTAGCACCGAGGGTGTTGCGTTTAACAATGGCGATGTAATCAGTATCGGTAGTGAACTCGCCATTGGTGAATTTGTAGAGCTACAGGTTTATGTAGAGAACGCTCAAGGTTCGGTTACTCAAACCTTCACTTACAACAAAATCGAAGTACCAGAAACGGGCTTCACCGTTTGGTTGAAAGCGCCAAGTGACTGGAATCCATCTATTCACCACTGGGATGCGCTACCTGCTGGCTCTGAAGACGACACCGCATGGCCGGGCGATAGCATGAGCCCACTTGGCGAAGACTGGTACGAGTTTGTCTTTGCAAACAGCGACTCAAGCAGCATCATCTTCAGCAACCAGGGCGGCAGCCAAACTGAAGACTTATTCCGTGATAAAGATGGCTGTTACACCATTAGTAGCCAAAGCTGGGAAGATAGCTGTGACCTTCCATCTAACGATGCCAGTGTTAGTATCAACCCAAGCATTACTACCTTCTGGACCGATCAAGTTAGCATAACTCTAAATGCAGCTGGTGATGATGTGACGGGCGGTAGCTACACTCTTGATGGTAGCGACCCGGTTAATGGCACCGCCTTTAGCGACGGAGACAGCATCACAGTGGGTAGCAATCTTGCCGTGGGCGAATCACTACAAGTGTGCCTCTACGCAGAAAATGCCACCAGCAATGCTAGCCAATGTTTCAGCCTAAGCAAAGTAGAGCAACCCGCAGCCTCTAACTTTACCTGGGACAACGCCAGCGTTTACTTTGTAATTACCGACCGCTTCAACGACGGTAACCCAAGTAATAACAACTCTTATGGCCGCCCTAGTGTTGATGCAACAGGCAAAAACATTGGTACCTTCCACGGTGGTGACATCGCTGGTTTAAGCCAAAAACTAGACGAAGGTTACTTCAGTGATTTAGGTATTAATGCCATTTGGATCACCGCGCCTTACGAACAAGCCCACGGCTTTGTTGGCGGCGGCAGCGATGGTGACTTTGCTCATTACGCCTACCACGGTTACTACGTGCAAGACTACACCAACCTTGATGCCAACATGGGTACCCCTGCTGAATTCAAGGCCTTTGTAGACAAAGCACATAGCCAAGGCATTCGCGTAGTGATGGACGTGGTAATGAACCACGCTGGTTACAATACCCTAAAAGACATGGAGGAGTTTAACTACGGCTCTGCTTCCACCTCTTCTAGCTGGACGCCAAGCAACGGCGGCAACTGGTTTGGTTACCATGACTTCATCAACTATAACGGCGACGAAAACCTATGGTTGAACTGGTGGGGTAAAGACTGGATCCGTGTGGGTCTACCCGGCTATGACGCCTGTGGTGGTGATGACCTAACCAAGTGTTTAGCTTACCTACCCGACTTTAAAACCGAGTCTACTCAAGCGGTGGGCGTTCCTACCTTCCTAGCCAATAAAGCCACCTTTGGACAAGGTTACTTAAGTGACTACCAAGCGAACGGCAATAAACGCGTTCGTGATTGGATCACTGAATGGCTAGTGCAATATGTTCGTGACTACGGCATCGACGGCTTCCGTGTAGATACCGCCAAACACGTCACTTACGACAACTGGGCTTACCTCAACCAACAAGCTACTGCTGCGCTTAACGAGTGGCGGCAAAATAACCCAGAACTTCCCGGTGCCGACTGGACTGACGAATTCTGGTCAACGGCTGAAGTTTGGGGCCATGGTGTAGGTCAATCAGACATTCACACAACTGCCAACTTTGATTCGGTAATTAACTTCAGCTTCAAGGGATTGATCGATGGTATGGTCAACGACACCAATACCATGATGAATCAATTCGCCAGTTATGCCAATCAAGTCAATAGCTCTAGTGATTGGAATGTGCTCAGCTACATTTCTAGCCACGATACTGGTTCGGTGTTCTACAACGGCGACGACACTCGTCAAAAACGTGCTGGTACAGCCTTGTTACTACTACCGGGTGGTGTACAAGTGTTCTACGGTGATGAACTAGGCCGAGTGAATGGCGATGGCGGCTCTGATGCTGACCAAGGCAGCCGTTCAAGCATCGACTGGAACAAAGCTGGTAACAGCGTTCACCAACACTGGCAAAAAGTGGGTCAATTCCGCCACGACAACCCAGCTGTAGGTGCTGGTCAGCATTTCACACTCACTGGCCAGTCTAGTGGCCAAGCCTTTGCCCGTACTTGGACTAACCCAATCTCTGGCGAAGTGAACAAGGTAGTGGTAGTGCTTGATGGCACAGGTACCGTTAACGTGAACGTAGACAGTTACTTCGACGACGGCAGCAGCGTACGCAACGCCTATGATGGTTCAATCGCCATTGTTAGCAACGGCAGCGTAAGCTTTGACGCTGGCAGCGAGGGATTAATCCTAATAGAAGCGCTATAA
- a CDS encoding sodium-dependent bicarbonate transport family permease yields the protein MQIDIVVGFFVLGAVAKLLKSDLKLPSGLYQSCLIFLLLAIGLKGGIALSAYGSLDVIPQSIGVVIFGASLPLLAFPILYYIGGWSRLDAAATAAHYGSVSVATYAVAVAYAQSFGLDYEAYFALFVALLEVPAIIVGILMAKRGIRLSELKPVLIEALLNKGVVLLLGGLAIGAWAGERASSVMPFFGELFHGILALFLLEMGRVAAERIGDIRKQSAFLLSFGISMSVLGGIIGGLLGQLLGFSNGGIFLLAVLGSSASYIAVPAAFAVALPKANASISITSSLAISFPFNVLVGIPVYLALIQHFG from the coding sequence ATGCAAATTGATATTGTTGTTGGCTTTTTCGTATTGGGTGCGGTCGCAAAATTACTCAAAAGCGATCTTAAACTGCCTAGCGGCTTATACCAAAGCTGCCTGATATTTTTGCTGTTAGCCATTGGCCTAAAAGGTGGTATCGCGTTAAGCGCCTACGGCTCACTAGATGTTATTCCGCAATCTATCGGGGTGGTAATATTTGGTGCCAGCCTACCCTTACTGGCCTTCCCGATTTTATATTACATTGGCGGTTGGTCACGCTTAGATGCAGCCGCTACGGCGGCCCACTACGGCTCGGTCAGTGTTGCCACCTATGCAGTAGCGGTAGCTTATGCGCAATCTTTCGGTTTAGATTACGAAGCCTATTTCGCCCTATTTGTGGCCTTACTCGAAGTACCAGCCATCATCGTGGGTATCTTAATGGCCAAACGCGGCATTCGCCTGTCCGAACTAAAGCCAGTATTGATTGAAGCCCTGCTTAACAAAGGCGTCGTTTTATTGCTGGGTGGACTGGCCATTGGAGCTTGGGCAGGCGAGCGCGCCAGCTCAGTAATGCCATTTTTTGGTGAACTATTCCATGGCATATTAGCCTTATTCCTACTCGAAATGGGACGCGTAGCCGCCGAACGCATTGGTGATATTCGTAAGCAAAGTGCCTTTTTACTCAGCTTTGGCATTAGCATGTCGGTACTGGGCGGGATCATAGGCGGACTGCTGGGTCAGCTGCTAGGTTTCTCCAATGGCGGTATCTTCCTGCTAGCGGTATTAGGCAGTAGCGCCTCCTACATCGCGGTGCCGGCCGCCTTTGCGGTAGCACTGCCTAAAGCCAACGCCAGCATTTCAATTACCTCGTCACTGGCGATTAGCTTTCCCTTCAACGTATTGGTGGGCATTCCGGTCTACCTAGCGTTAATTCAGCACTTTGGCTAA
- a CDS encoding ferric reductase-like transmembrane domain-containing protein produces the protein MAKFNWLIAALVVLITTLWLAAEPALFSSTDFYQWRSALVQYSGMLTVGLMSLCLLLALRLPFIEQLTQGLDRSYRIHKYLGIAAVTLGSVHWLLAIIPKQLVKAGLLDPPIKGLGPRNPDNFYALIKPLRPLAEQVGEYSFYAFVVLAAIALLGMIRYKSFRYSHKLMAVAYLAIAFHSSILIKHSYWPYSITLVSLMLIWLGVVASFYSLFGRIGKSKQHKAEVAKFSYLEKSKLLDLQIKVPHWPGHHSGQFAFLRFAGEEPHPFSIASAPATQPLRFLIKELGDFTGQLKARLVKGQVLSIEGPYGNFNFSEKSPQLWLAAGAGIAAFTAVLQQRANMLNPPPACLYFCCEGADANFVKQLQVQAQAAQVDFKLIDNTLQDCLSFSQLQQEVPDLFNREIYFCGPVQFGNSIQQHLQRNDYDLRHFHRELFSFR, from the coding sequence ATGGCTAAATTTAATTGGCTAATTGCAGCACTAGTCGTATTGATAACAACACTGTGGCTAGCAGCAGAGCCTGCGTTGTTTTCTAGCACAGATTTTTATCAATGGCGTTCCGCACTGGTGCAATACAGTGGCATGCTCACCGTAGGCTTAATGAGCCTATGCCTGCTTTTGGCTTTGCGCTTACCCTTCATCGAACAACTCACTCAGGGCTTAGACCGCTCTTATCGCATTCACAAATATCTGGGCATTGCCGCCGTCACATTAGGCTCGGTGCACTGGTTATTGGCGATTATTCCTAAACAACTCGTCAAAGCGGGTTTATTAGATCCTCCCATCAAAGGTCTCGGCCCGCGCAATCCCGACAATTTTTATGCCTTAATTAAACCGCTGCGCCCGCTGGCCGAGCAAGTGGGTGAATATAGCTTTTATGCTTTTGTGGTACTGGCCGCCATCGCCTTATTAGGCATGATTCGCTATAAAAGCTTTCGCTACTCTCATAAGTTAATGGCAGTGGCTTATTTGGCCATTGCTTTTCACTCCAGCATCCTCATCAAACACAGCTATTGGCCCTATTCTATTACCTTGGTGAGCCTAATGTTGATATGGTTGGGGGTAGTGGCGTCCTTCTATAGCTTGTTTGGCCGAATAGGTAAAAGCAAACAACATAAGGCAGAAGTGGCCAAGTTTAGTTACCTAGAAAAAAGTAAACTACTGGATTTGCAAATCAAGGTGCCACACTGGCCGGGTCACCACAGTGGTCAATTCGCCTTTTTGCGCTTTGCCGGAGAAGAACCGCATCCCTTTAGCATTGCCTCGGCTCCCGCTACGCAGCCTTTACGCTTCTTAATTAAAGAACTGGGAGATTTCACTGGCCAATTGAAGGCTCGCTTAGTTAAAGGCCAAGTGCTGTCTATAGAAGGCCCCTACGGTAACTTTAATTTTTCTGAGAAAAGCCCGCAATTATGGTTAGCGGCGGGAGCGGGTATTGCCGCCTTTACCGCCGTCTTACAGCAGCGAGCCAACATGCTTAATCCGCCCCCTGCCTGCTTGTATTTCTGTTGTGAAGGCGCAGATGCCAACTTTGTTAAGCAACTACAAGTACAGGCTCAGGCCGCTCAGGTCGATTTTAAACTGATCGATAACACGCTGCAGGACTGCTTGAGCTTTAGCCAACTTCAACAAGAAGTGCCCGATTTATTCAACCGAGAGATTTATTTCTGCGGTCCGGTTCAGTTTGGCAACAGCATACAGCAACACTTACAGCGCAATGACTACGATTTACGGCATTTTCACCGCGAGTTGTTTAGTTTTCGCTAA
- a CDS encoding peptidylprolyl isomerase: MPRASARHILVDSEQQCLELKQQIEQGAAFTDIAKQYSNCPSGANGGELGEFNQGDMVPEFDTVVFNEALNTVHGPVKTQFGYHLLEITSRS, translated from the coding sequence ATGCCAAGAGCAAGCGCACGCCACATTCTAGTAGACAGCGAACAACAATGTTTAGAGCTTAAACAACAGATTGAACAAGGCGCTGCATTTACCGACATCGCTAAGCAATATTCTAACTGCCCTTCTGGCGCCAATGGCGGTGAGTTAGGCGAGTTTAATCAAGGTGATATGGTGCCCGAATTTGATACCGTGGTATTTAATGAAGCCTTAAATACCGTGCATGGCCCAGTGAAAACCCAATTTGGTTACCACTTGTTGGAAATTACCAGCCGTAGCTAA
- a CDS encoding LysR family transcriptional regulator — MLNAYRSHRHIGSVRQLELLVVVYEQGSITKAAQLLHLTQPTVSMQLTKLAQTLGLELYYSSGKTLRFTQAGMLVVEEAREILRRFEYLNIRLDKLKGVQTGELSLAVVTTAQYFIPHLVGEFSEQFPELNITFKVGNRAQTIERSVADEDDFYVFSHPPEDPDLELIDFLPNRLLAIAPERHPLTQQTAISLAEFSRYPFLMREAGSGTEHAVSDFLAEHQITANVRMTIESNEAIKHAVISGLGVSILSEHTLSYGGLSGLSVLSVEHLPIQTQWYLVRRKSRPMSPIAERFLSYVKQQGSQLFTSDQQFVVS; from the coding sequence ATGCTCAATGCTTATCGCTCACACCGCCATATTGGCAGCGTGAGGCAACTAGAATTACTGGTGGTCGTGTATGAACAGGGCAGTATTACCAAAGCGGCACAGTTGTTACATTTAACTCAGCCTACGGTATCAATGCAGTTAACTAAGCTGGCACAAACCCTAGGGTTGGAACTGTATTACAGCTCGGGAAAAACCCTACGTTTTACCCAAGCGGGTATGCTGGTGGTGGAAGAAGCCCGTGAGATCTTGCGGCGTTTTGAGTATTTAAATATTCGCCTGGATAAGCTTAAAGGGGTGCAAACTGGCGAGCTGTCTTTGGCGGTGGTGACCACCGCACAGTACTTCATTCCTCACTTGGTGGGGGAGTTTTCTGAGCAGTTTCCTGAGCTAAATATCACCTTTAAGGTAGGGAACCGCGCTCAAACGATTGAGCGAAGTGTAGCCGACGAAGACGACTTTTATGTATTTAGTCATCCACCTGAAGATCCCGATTTAGAGCTTATCGACTTCTTACCCAACCGCCTGCTGGCCATTGCTCCAGAGCGTCATCCGCTAACCCAGCAAACCGCCATTTCGTTAGCTGAATTTTCGCGCTATCCCTTTTTGATGCGAGAAGCGGGTTCGGGCACCGAACATGCGGTAAGCGACTTTTTGGCGGAGCACCAGATTACTGCCAATGTACGCATGACCATTGAGAGTAATGAGGCGATTAAGCACGCGGTTATTTCGGGTCTAGGGGTGTCGATTTTATCGGAGCATACCCTGAGTTACGGCGGACTCTCTGGTTTGAGTGTACTTTCGGTAGAGCATCTGCCGATCCAAACCCAGTGGTATTTAGTACGGCGAAAATCGCGGCCAATGTCACCGATTGCCGAGCGTTTCTTAAGTTACGTTAAACAGCAGGGCTCTCAGTTATTCACTAGCGATCAACAGTTTGTGGTTTCTTAG
- a CDS encoding methyl-accepting chemotaxis protein, giving the protein MPVILDEEVLYDQNAQLVSTTDLQGDITYANDEFCRIAGYSLEELLGQHHNIVRHPEMPKAAFADLWAKLKAGEAWRGMVKNRCKDGRYYWVDAYVTPLYQEGRHIGYQSVRVAPKAEHKQRAELIYSKLNRGKPIDPAWRARRVRSGLSAVLLLAGLWGAVTHLEGFEILYASLFFVGLFALNYNELISTPVNLSKMRKSFDSPSRYIYEGAEPFDVARFHIGLLEARIKTILGRTADSTKRLQVLSNELASISITTSKAVDVETVELEQLSAAIHQMSMTASEISSSTVQATEKVGATQSHCRQTQDNMEETKQQVQALSSDVQQAESLAHELTEDADGIAKVMGEIQGIADQTNLLALNAAIEAARAGEQGRGFSVVADEVRALSNRTHQATRLIEQSVQKMQQSLASWADRMKSSREQAESCFDTANRSTELVEEISAMMNELLDVSTTISVAAEQQSVVSSNISENVARISQLSQETRQHANELQSSSTELAKKSDDIASLSDMFA; this is encoded by the coding sequence ATGCCAGTAATATTAGATGAAGAAGTATTGTACGACCAAAATGCTCAGTTAGTTTCAACTACCGATTTACAAGGGGATATTACCTACGCCAATGATGAGTTCTGTAGGATCGCCGGCTATTCATTGGAAGAGTTGTTAGGCCAACATCACAATATTGTTCGCCATCCAGAGATGCCCAAAGCCGCCTTTGCCGACTTATGGGCTAAGCTCAAAGCCGGTGAAGCTTGGCGAGGTATGGTAAAAAATCGTTGTAAAGACGGCCGTTATTACTGGGTTGATGCTTATGTTACACCGCTTTATCAAGAAGGGCGGCATATTGGTTATCAATCGGTGAGGGTGGCACCAAAGGCCGAGCATAAACAGCGTGCTGAATTAATTTACAGCAAGCTAAATCGAGGCAAGCCGATTGACCCAGCGTGGCGGGCCAGACGGGTGCGCAGTGGCCTATCTGCAGTATTATTGTTGGCCGGTTTGTGGGGCGCGGTGACCCACCTCGAGGGTTTTGAAATTCTTTATGCGTCGCTGTTTTTTGTTGGCTTGTTTGCGCTTAATTACAATGAGCTGATTAGTACGCCAGTTAACCTTAGCAAGATGCGAAAGTCATTCGATAGCCCCAGTCGCTACATTTATGAGGGGGCTGAACCTTTTGATGTGGCGCGTTTTCATATTGGCTTGTTAGAGGCCAGAATTAAAACTATATTAGGCCGAACCGCCGATTCCACTAAGCGCTTACAGGTGTTGTCTAACGAATTGGCGTCTATTTCTATTACCACTAGTAAAGCGGTTGATGTTGAAACCGTTGAGCTAGAGCAGCTATCCGCCGCGATTCACCAGATGTCGATGACGGCTTCAGAAATTAGTAGTTCGACGGTACAGGCCACCGAGAAAGTGGGGGCAACGCAATCGCATTGTCGGCAAACGCAAGATAATATGGAAGAAACTAAGCAGCAGGTACAGGCTTTGTCTTCCGACGTTCAACAGGCGGAAAGTCTAGCTCACGAGTTAACCGAAGATGCTGATGGTATCGCTAAGGTGATGGGAGAAATTCAAGGCATTGCCGATCAAACCAATCTATTGGCTTTAAACGCTGCGATTGAAGCGGCCCGAGCGGGAGAACAAGGCCGAGGGTTTTCAGTGGTAGCCGATGAAGTGAGAGCCTTGTCTAATCGTACCCACCAAGCGACCCGCTTAATTGAGCAGTCAGTACAAAAGATGCAGCAAAGCTTGGCATCATGGGCCGATAGAATGAAATCGAGCCGCGAGCAGGCTGAAAGTTGTTTTGATACGGCGAACCGCAGTACTGAGTTGGTGGAGGAAATTTCTGCGATGATGAATGAGTTATTAGATGTCTCCACTACAATTTCGGTGGCCGCCGAACAGCAATCGGTGGTGAGCTCTAACATTTCAGAAAATGTCGCGAGGATTAGCCAGTTGAGTCAGGAAACTCGGCAACACGCTAACGAGCTGCAAAGCAGTAGTACTGAGTTAGCTAAAAAATCCGATGACATTGCCTCCTTATCGGATATGTTTGCTTAG
- a CDS encoding NifB/NifX family molybdenum-iron cluster-binding protein has product MIYAIPSKQGHLCQHFTKAEQFSLIDHNNSLLASVDNPAAQADASCHDKSAIVQYLQSMKVEAVIVKNIGERLLGKLLDAGLKVFQVNQIRPLALLINSPMQQLSEPSQGRPSIQHAKKAECGQQHQNCDHQGSGGANQRGCHKGKQHGQHSGKRCCH; this is encoded by the coding sequence ATGATTTATGCCATCCCCAGCAAACAAGGGCATTTATGCCAACATTTTACCAAAGCCGAGCAATTTTCACTGATTGACCATAACAATAGTCTGCTCGCCAGCGTCGATAATCCCGCAGCACAGGCCGATGCCTCTTGCCACGACAAAAGCGCGATAGTGCAGTATTTGCAGAGCATGAAAGTAGAAGCCGTGATAGTGAAAAACATCGGCGAGCGCCTACTGGGCAAACTGCTTGACGCCGGTTTAAAGGTATTTCAAGTGAATCAAATTCGGCCCTTAGCGTTATTGATCAACAGCCCCATGCAGCAGCTCAGCGAGCCAAGCCAAGGCCGCCCATCGATACAGCATGCCAAAAAAGCCGAATGCGGCCAGCAACATCAAAACTGTGACCATCAGGGCAGCGGCGGAGCCAACCAGCGTGGCTGTCATAAAGGAAAGCAACACGGCCAGCACTCTGGTAAACGCTGTTGTCACTAA